ggggggaaggacaacaatgaaagaaaaaaacagagacGATTATAGTACTGTAAGTTCTAAATATTGTCTGCTGCTAACAGGAGGAAGAGCCGTACTTAGTAACAATAAACTGCTCTGAAACTGCaatggaatgtttttctttctcctggaaGGTGTGGAGTAAAGTTTTGTTCTCTGTCAAAACGAGCTCTACTGAGCTGACAGTGTGTGGTTGTGTATGTGCAAGTTTCCAGGATGACGAGGGAGACCTTATCAATTACATTAGGTtgctttcttccccctttctccttttcttttaggTTGATTTATATCAGTTACAAGTGAACACACTTCGAAGGTACAAAAGACACTTCAAGCTACAGACCAGACCGGGACTTAACAAAGCACAGCTTGTTGAAGTACGTATGAGTGTTTACTCCATAATAGAAAATGCAATTTGCCATGGCATGcgttgtgttgggttttttttttctctgcacaaTGTGATCCTTGCATGAAGTGCATATATAATCTGGGTTTTATGAGAGCAGAAAGGAGCTGCTTATCTGGCTTCCTTCACTGCCATAGCTCCTGAGCCAAGGAAATCAGAAGGAAGAGCTTCTTTCTAGAGAACGGACCCATAACTTTCAGAAGGAGCATGTGTTGCTTGAAAATAGTGAGCTGAACAGTAAGGTGACCTGTGCATCAGCCACACCTTCCAACTTAAGTATCCTACTGATGATAATTTGAAATTGAGAGGTagcagtggtagaagtgccgcttgcaacaccagaggcctgggttcgaatcccccctgtggcgtaagtggtagaagtgctgctctgctacacaggaggctcgaatcccgggggttggactcgatgatttctaaggtcccttccaacccgcacgagactgtaAGACTGTGAAGTTCTTTTAAGATTCAGGCTTGGCTTTACAAAGCTGATTAATATAGGCATCTTTTCACGTATAGGAAGTTCAGAAACACGGAAAATAGACTTCTATTGATCATTAATCTCAGTTAAAAACAGGGGGTCTGTTATTACAGAAAGAAGTTtattaaattctttttgttgttatcgATATTTCTAAAAGCACTTAAGCTGTTTGTGAGTACAGCTGTATGCATCTCTTCTGTACAAGAGAGCAATTGTAAAGTGATTCTTTTGCATTGCAAAGACATGTATCTGTGACAGCACCGGTGATCATTTCAGCAGGGAGGGATAGCTGCCAcctcatttctgtgctgtaacGTTCAGTTGTACTTCAGTGCAGACATTTTGTTTGTCTCTCTACTAATTAGCACAGATTAAAGCCAAGGTTATTAAATGCGTGAGAGCTCTCCAGAGCTAAGCTGTACGAGtacagtgctgctgcctctaTGATTAAGAATTTAAAgtaattcttcttttttaatgtgagaGTTGATGCACGGATCCATCCTGTTCTTGAATTAGCAGGATTGATTTGAAAAAGCACGAACATTTTTGTGCTGTAAAACTGGCATTTCTAGGGGTCTGCTTTAGGTACGTCTCATGAGATGCTTGCAGTAGCTTATGCTTCACGTGCTGCTTCATGTAAACAGGCAAAGCTTCTGTCATGTGCCTTGTTTGACTGACCTAAAGGTCCTCGTGAGCTGTAGCTGCAGAATTTAATGTCATTTACAGTGCATATGATCTCTTGTTCCTTGCCTGAATGTACAAGGGATTTTCTGCTAGCTATTACTTACAAGTCCAATTTAAAGGGCTCCGTCAAActgtctctgttttgttttcatttgctgttgttgtttttttttaacccaaagTGTGTTTTGGAAAGCTTTCTAACTTGCTAATTATATTAAGTATTTATACTTACGCCTTGTGGTAGATCAATGAGCAGTCTCAATTTCTCACTTCTTCATGCTAATTTTAGTCCAATAAAAAGCATTCTGCAAAAAGCTGGAGAACAGGCTGGGGCAGTCAGTCCATCTGAATATTTCCCTATAGAACTGACAGCCCACTGTGCTGAAGGAGCAAAAACTTCAGCTTTAATAATGGTAGAAGCTGACATATTTAGCACATACAGCATGGTGAATTTTTGACAATCCTGTATCAAAAGCTGAATCTTCAGTGCTCATTCTTAAAAATTCTTGTATTTGGGTCtatctttgatttttttgtatACAACTTGATGCAGACCCCCTTCAGCCTGAGTAATGAGCAGTACCTTCATCTGTGTGCAGTAGGTCCATGATAGTCTGTCGATGTTACATGCTCTGTGTTCAAGGAGTAACTGCACAGATGTCATGGTACTCCTATGCTTGTTGGGagaattctttctctttttttctgataattttCTGGACATTTTACTTGAGAAATTGTACTGTATTTGTTTCAGTATCACTCAATGATACCTTTTATATAACTACTGAAGACTTTTAAAGGGAGTCAGGGTTTCCTTTATCCTAAGTTGCTTGATGAAGCTTTTAATGTAGTTATATAAATGTGAATTTTGAGTTTCTGCATATAAGTGTTTAATTTCCTTGCATTCTTCCTTTGTAGATAATTGGCTGCCATTTTAGGACAATTCCGGTGAATGAAAAGGACACCTTAGCGTATTTCATCTACTCGGTCAAGAATGACAAGAACAAACCCGATCTAAAAATGGATAGTGGCGTTCATTAGGCAGCAAAGATTGGGACTGAGACTCAGGCCGCAAATCAAAAGACTGAGGGTTTTTGTTGATATACAAAAGCTTTCTTTGTAACTTTTTCTCCCCAGAgagtttctctgttttattttttcataacCTTGATGATTTGTTTGAAAACCATCTCTTATGAAACAAATTTCCTCAcaaactattttaaataaatattactgaTATTGTTGCTCACGTGGGTGTGTCTAACTTATTCAGTGAGTTACTTGTACTTAATAGTGAAGCTTTGACCACTTATGTAATGACATCAAAATAGTTTTCAATTAAAGTGTACCAAGCATACATTTATGAATGTACTTCAAGTTCTGGTGATGCAATGCtgtcttgaaaacaaacaaaacacccctGCATGATGGTAGACTTTGCAGTGGGCTCTTGAGGTAAAAAGGCTTTAAGTGACAGTTGCATTTATTAGCTGGGCAGAAATGGTTGATCTGGTATCTTCTATACGGCATGCTATTTCTTGTTCATTGCATGCGTTAACTCAGACCTGTTGAAAAACAACACACTAAAAGTAACACGAGCAAAGTATTGGTATCTTAGTAAAGTCTGTGATGTTAAAGACAGTGTTATGTAtgatttcttgtgttttcattgTTAGCTTTGTATTAATCTAAACACATTGTATGTGAAAcgtttctttttgctttaagCTGTGTGCATTGgctgaagaaaaggcagaagaagaaGCCTAAAGAAGAGGAAGACACAGGTTTAGTTTATTCAGTTACTATTCATTGCAACTTCCAACCTTagcagattttcatttcttaaatgtggggaaaaatgaGAAGGTATTTCTGTGATCTAATCTGCTGGTGTTAACCTTGTGAAGTTTTTTTGGAGGACATCGCTTTCGACCAAGATGCTCCGTTTTGCTCTTTGACCTGTGGTGCTCCATTGCTTAAAACTGAATGGTAATAAACCCAAAGCTGGCCTCCTTCTCAGGAGCTACAAGTACCCTAATTTCTTTCACTCACAGTGTCATATGTCTTTCCACACTGGAGTTTCACAGTGGTGGCTGAGTTTTAAGCTGGGTAGCGATGTCAAGCTGGTGCAGGGTAAAGTTGGTAATCCTTTGGAGAGATGTTTCAGTACTCATTCTGTGGCAATGATTGTAAAGTTGTTTATGAAGGATCCTTCACACAAGTTATGTTTGTTATCTATACAGCATTAGTTGGAGAGACAGCCAGGGAACCCAGTGCTGAATTGAACACCTGAAGGATCgaggctttttctttattacaggATGGAGAACAGGGATGAAAGTTCCTGCATGGGTCTGGATATACAATACCTGATTAGCAGAGTAACTAGATAGCACAACCCACAGAAACTACATGTCCTCACTGGTACTAGAAGCTTATAGAAAAGGACTTTGAACAAGAGTGGATACCATATGTTTTCTTCGCAGAACACTGAATTTGGTAATTTTGACAGTGAGTTGTCAGATTCCCCCCCTTTCATCCTCCTTAACTGATTATTGTATGGGAAGCCCAAATGACTCGGGAATAATTATATGAACCAGGCTTTAAAAGCCTGGTGATACAAGCTATTTGTTTCAATAGTCAAAACATAACTTGGCTAAAATAGTAAATGCAGATTTACTTGATGCTCTTGTTATTGGTTATGTATAATTAACCTACCGCTGTGCAGACCCAAGCATTATTTACTAATGGATGAAGTAAAACAGCCTTTGTGGTATTTCATATAATATATGAAAGAAGTTGGGTGTACTGGTGGCAGTAATTTTCACAGTGTGGTGTTATAAGgttattatcatagaatcatcaaggttggaaaagactccAAACATCAACCTGTCCCTACCAtacccactaaccatgtccctagGTGAGCAGTGCACTAGTTCAGTTACCTCTGTACTACTCGTTTCATGTTACTGTCCCATCTTTCtgaatatatatgttttttctcTCACTACTTCTATAGTATTTTAGAAGCATAATGTTAAAAACTTCAAGACTTCAGATGCAATTATTAAGTTAGACATAATTATCACTTACGCATACCTTAGTACTATTAATATGAATTTGTACTCTTTCCAGTGGAATTTTCAAATATGAGTAATGAAAATTAGCGGGTATTGTTTTTTGAAGACACCCAAATAGAAGTGGGAGCCTGTGTGCAGAAGTGCCAGATGCTGACCATGTCCCGGGTGAggctctgaaaaacaaacactgaccAAATACTGATTTAAAGCAATGCTGACAGTGAAGCAGCAATAAAGCAATAGGAAGCTGCACTGCAGTGGATTTCAGCAGAAGTCACTCTTAGCCACATGTAGGCTTAACCATGATGATTATTTATTGAAAACTAGTTGAGAATGTTgtggttattaaaaaaaacacgtatatatacatgtgtatatatagctATGAGATGAATACTGGGACAATTATGAGCAGGTACAGTCTTTCACATCCTTATGGAACTAACTAAGGCAGCTACCGTATCCAAAAGGAGAACTTCTTATATATTCCACAAAGAATAGAAAGGGAATTTTCCTCTACAGTGTGCTTAGAGAggaggtttattttgttttggctgttgctggctttgtttttttttcccttgaaagcGTATTACGTGATTGTTGAATGATGTCAGCTGTCCTCAGTGGCAGGCTTGGTGTTCGTCACTTGCTGTTACAGGGGATCACAAAAGATATCTTCGGTCCAAAGAAAATCTCCCTGAAAGATAttagatatttaaataattatgaaaGCTTTAACGTGTCGTGTGTTTCCAGGGTTGGGGTTTTGTTCTTCAAATTTTCTAGGATGTATGTGTGGTCACTGTGTTTATGGGATGCCCTTCCAGCAAAGCCAATGCAGGTGCAGGTCTGTATGAAGACACTGTATATTGTTTCCTCTGCTGGCCTGGTTCAAAACACTGGCAAAACTTTAATTGACTGACCAGCATGTCGGAGTTCTAGTATGGTACTGTAGCTTTGGGATGGTAAACTTTATCAAATATATAATTTTGTAAAAACTCTGGTGTGTGTACACGCTATTTAGTGCAATTAGTTCCATGGGCAGACCTGCAGAGTAGATATTCTGTACATCAAGGTGAGTGAAGAAAGACctctttatgtatttatatccAAGTAAGAGTCTGTCTGGAGCTGTTCAAAGCTCTGTGGTTAAAGCTAAACCTAAAGTGTGGCTCACAATGAGGGCACGGTATCTGGTGACACAATTACTTATACCCTGCTCTCAGTTTGAATGTGAGGTTCCTAGCTCTAGGAGTCATTGCCGCTTGGTTCACAGCCATTCCCATATAAGAATGctaaaatttgctttttgcattttaGAGGACTTGAGAACATTGAGCAGGAGGAGCTCGTGTAGAAAGTCATTTCTGCTTGTCTGTGTAATGTTACAGCATTATAATGTCCCTTAAGTATTCGTGAGTTGTCAAGTGTTGATGTTTTTATCTAaatttcctggggaaaaaaaatgcacattctttgtgtaaaacagcaaaaacccCACACTGCATGAGAAttgtgctgttctgctctgtcAGCCAGCAGAAGTCAGCTaaatctttttctcccttgtgGGCATTTGTGGACCTGTTCTCCCCCCATTTGCTTTACTGCTTTAAACAGCTGTCTTTAAAGAATCCTTTATTGGTTTGACACATCTGCACATGCCTTAGAATAGCATTGTAGCTCTCTGCTGTGTAAGGGAAATCAAATGGCTTTGCTTATGGTCCTGAAAACATCTTCATTGCAAAGTGCTGCCAGTAATGATCTGTGGTTCTCAGACTGTGTTTAGATCAAAGTTACTGGCAAAAGAGTCAGAAGTTGGATGATTTAAATGCCCATTTCCCCTCTGTTGGGACCTGTTTGCAGAGTACGCTGAGCATTTCCCAGATGAGGCTCTGAAAAAACGAACACTGACAACCGCCAGTGTGTCAGGTAATCAGATACATCTTGATACAGTTTCAAGCCACCTGAAGAGATACAGTTCTCTAAAATGATACCTTATTCCAGCTGTGGAAACTGGGAAATGATAGAAATCTGAGTGGCTGTACAGAACTCCCCGGAGTTTCTATGCAATGAATGTAATCATtgataggatgagggggaatggttttaaactgaaactggggaggtttgggttagatctagggggaagtttttcacacagtgTGTGgtgacactggaacaggttgcccaaggaggctgtggatgccccatccctgaaggcattcaaggccaggctggatgtggatctgggcagcctggtctggtggttagtgaccctgcacatagcaggggggttgaaactagatgatcattgtggtccttatcaacccaggctattctatgagTCTTACTTTGGACAGCAGAGCAGTTCCTTGAAGTTGCAATAACAGATGGTCTCACAGCCTTCCCCTTCCCAAAAGTGATCCTGCAGGCTCTCATCAACTCGCCGGAGGCTCGCCATGCCTTCAGGAATGCTGTGGCAGCTGTGGTCATGCAGGACCCTCTTGTAGCACGAAGGCCGCTGGGGGGGCACTGTGTGGGCACCCAGGAGGACacccagcagaa
This region of Coturnix japonica isolate 7356 chromosome 4, Coturnix japonica 2.1, whole genome shotgun sequence genomic DNA includes:
- the SCRG1 gene encoding scrapie-responsive protein 1, producing the protein MKMISVLLLLGVLLGAHTVPPQRPSCYKRVLHDHSCHSIPEGMASLRRVDESLQDHFWEGEGCETICYCNFKELLCCPKEIFFGPKISFVIPCNSK